Proteins from a genomic interval of Enterococcus faecium:
- a CDS encoding beta-galactosidase small subunit, with the protein MKNTVNKSHMDTEKVAIVFGDCTLGVKSGNTHYIFSYTRGGLESLNKNGKEWLYRETLPVFWRATTDNDRGSGFGFKSGMWLGAGLYPKVKEIEVLVDNKKIDLPIAPVNNQYSSNEYAETVEIIFTLEINTVPKTQVTISYQIAGEGKMLVNMHYYGQKGLPELPALGLRFIMPTKAKFFEYEGLSGETYPDRMAGGVEGIYKVAGLPVSPYLVPQECGMHMETKWVELTRNQTLDNTDKDQEDFSLRFEQQDTPFAFSALPFKAEELEQATHIEELPPERRTVLTIFAKVRGVGGINSWGADVESPYRISSEEDHEIGFIIQ; encoded by the coding sequence ATGAAAAATACAGTAAATAAAAGTCATATGGATACGGAAAAAGTTGCAATCGTCTTCGGCGACTGTACATTAGGTGTCAAATCGGGGAATACGCATTATATTTTTTCTTATACAAGAGGCGGACTGGAATCGCTCAATAAAAACGGAAAAGAATGGCTATACCGGGAAACACTTCCAGTTTTTTGGCGAGCAACGACCGATAATGACAGAGGTAGCGGATTTGGATTTAAATCCGGTATGTGGTTAGGAGCCGGATTGTATCCAAAAGTCAAAGAAATAGAAGTACTGGTGGACAATAAAAAGATCGATTTGCCGATTGCTCCAGTAAATAATCAATATTCAAGTAATGAATACGCTGAAACGGTTGAAATTATTTTTACACTGGAAATCAACACAGTACCAAAAACCCAAGTGACAATTTCCTACCAAATCGCTGGAGAGGGTAAAATGCTTGTCAATATGCATTATTATGGACAAAAAGGATTACCGGAATTACCCGCATTGGGTTTAAGGTTCATTATGCCAACGAAAGCAAAATTTTTTGAGTATGAAGGCCTATCAGGGGAAACATATCCGGATCGGATGGCTGGTGGTGTCGAAGGTATTTATAAAGTGGCAGGACTCCCCGTTTCCCCATACCTTGTTCCCCAAGAATGCGGCATGCATATGGAAACGAAATGGGTAGAACTAACAAGAAATCAAACGTTGGATAATACGGATAAAGATCAAGAAGATTTTTCGTTGCGATTTGAACAGCAGGATACGCCATTTGCTTTTTCCGCTTTACCATTCAAAGCAGAAGAACTGGAACAGGCAACACATATAGAAGAACTACCGCCAGAAAGACGAACGGTTCTTACGATTTTTGCAAAAGTAAGAGGAGTCGGGGGTATCAATAGCTGGGGAGCGGATGTTGAGTCACCTTACCGAATCAGCAGCGAAGAGGACCATGAAATCGGCTTTATTATTCAGTAG
- the aroF gene encoding 3-deoxy-7-phosphoheptulonate synthase, translating to MIVIMKKEATEEQIKKVVDHIEKEGFKVSIDQGTERVVIGLKGDTRSLQEGAFTRYEGVENAVRILNTYKLTSREFHPGNTVVDVDGVKIGDGSFVTMAGPCSIEGLDQIRECARMAKAGGAKILRGGAFKPRTSPYAFQGLEEEGLKYIRQAADEFGMKVITEVMDEGHIDMVAEYSDILQIGARNMQNFKLLSAVGKTGKPVGLKRGISGTINEWLNAAEYIAVEDKSPVIFIERGIRTYETATRNTFDLSAVPLMKKLTHFPVIVDPSHGTGIWELVPPMARAGVASGADGMIVEIHPDPANAWSDGPQSLNEKTYSRMMKEVAIMKEAMEKIQTLD from the coding sequence ATGATAGTAATTATGAAAAAAGAAGCAACGGAAGAACAAATAAAAAAAGTCGTCGATCATATCGAAAAAGAAGGATTCAAAGTCTCAATCGATCAAGGAACAGAACGAGTAGTGATTGGACTAAAAGGTGATACGCGAAGTTTACAAGAAGGAGCATTTACACGCTATGAAGGAGTAGAAAATGCTGTGCGTATTTTAAACACATACAAATTGACTTCTCGAGAATTCCATCCTGGCAATACAGTCGTGGATGTAGACGGAGTAAAAATTGGTGACGGCAGTTTCGTGACGATGGCTGGTCCTTGTTCTATCGAAGGATTAGACCAAATCAGAGAATGTGCGCGAATGGCCAAAGCCGGGGGCGCAAAAATTCTGCGAGGTGGTGCCTTCAAACCACGTACTTCTCCGTATGCTTTCCAAGGTTTAGAAGAAGAAGGATTGAAATACATCCGTCAAGCGGCTGATGAATTTGGAATGAAAGTGATTACTGAAGTGATGGATGAAGGGCATATCGACATGGTGGCTGAGTACAGCGATATCCTACAGATTGGCGCACGTAATATGCAAAATTTTAAACTGCTATCTGCTGTCGGTAAAACAGGTAAACCTGTTGGATTGAAACGTGGAATTTCCGGTACGATCAATGAATGGCTTAATGCTGCAGAATACATTGCAGTCGAAGACAAATCTCCTGTCATTTTTATCGAACGTGGGATTCGGACTTACGAAACAGCGACACGTAATACGTTTGATTTAAGTGCTGTCCCATTGATGAAAAAATTAACTCATTTCCCTGTGATTGTTGATCCAAGTCATGGTACAGGAATTTGGGAACTTGTACCACCAATGGCTCGTGCGGGTGTGGCAAGCGGAGCAGATGGCATGATCGTAGAGATCCATCCTGATCCTGCAAATGCTTGGTCAGACGGTCCCCAATCGTTGAATGAAAAGACTTACTCACGCATGATGAAAGAAGTTGCGATCATGAAAGAAGCAATGGAAAAGATTCAGACACTCGATTAA
- the aroB gene encoding 3-dehydroquinate synthase, which produces MLTVHVDNQKYDIHIEKGALEQAGSWLQTIWRPQKVAVITDTNVAPLYAEKIMFQLRQANFEPVLSIVPAGETSKSLEQAAELYDFLADNDFTRSDGILALGGGMVGDLAAFVASTFMRGIHFVQIPTTLLAQVDSSIGGKTAVNTNKAKNLVGTFSQPAGVLIDPEVLKTLPVRRLREGIAEIIKSAAIADATLWKQLNELKDEKNLLEHAVPIITATLEIKRKVVEEDVFDQGNRLILNFGHTIGHAIENTAGYGVVSHGEGVAIGMVAITSHAEKIGLSPTGSTAALERILQKFHLPITYDLSHPDELFHAITHDKKARGSQLNIILLEKIGQAKIVPVPTETFKDYLGGL; this is translated from the coding sequence ATGCTTACTGTACATGTTGATAACCAAAAATACGATATTCATATTGAAAAAGGCGCACTAGAACAGGCTGGATCATGGCTTCAAACGATTTGGAGACCTCAAAAAGTAGCTGTGATCACTGATACAAACGTTGCTCCACTATATGCAGAAAAAATCATGTTCCAATTGAGACAAGCTAATTTTGAACCAGTCCTTTCAATCGTACCGGCGGGTGAGACCAGTAAATCTTTAGAACAAGCAGCTGAGTTATACGATTTTTTAGCAGATAATGATTTTACCCGCAGCGATGGGATACTTGCACTTGGTGGAGGAATGGTGGGTGATCTAGCCGCATTCGTGGCCTCGACGTTCATGCGTGGGATCCATTTCGTTCAAATTCCGACTACGCTACTTGCACAAGTAGATTCTAGTATTGGCGGGAAGACAGCAGTCAATACAAACAAAGCGAAAAACCTTGTCGGAACATTTAGCCAGCCAGCTGGTGTATTGATTGATCCTGAGGTTCTAAAAACTTTGCCGGTACGTCGTTTACGAGAAGGAATCGCTGAAATCATCAAATCAGCAGCTATAGCAGATGCAACGCTTTGGAAACAGCTGAACGAGCTGAAAGACGAAAAAAATCTTCTGGAACATGCTGTTCCAATCATTACTGCTACGTTGGAAATCAAACGAAAAGTAGTGGAAGAAGATGTCTTTGACCAAGGAAATCGACTTATTTTAAATTTTGGTCATACAATTGGCCATGCAATTGAAAATACAGCAGGATATGGGGTAGTCAGTCATGGAGAAGGAGTAGCTATTGGAATGGTAGCCATCACTTCTCATGCAGAAAAAATCGGCTTGTCTCCAACTGGATCGACAGCTGCTTTAGAAAGGATACTTCAAAAATTCCATCTGCCGATTACGTATGATCTAAGTCATCCAGATGAATTATTCCACGCGATAACCCATGATAAGAAAGCAAGAGGAAGCCAATTGAATATCATCTTGCTAGAAAAGATTGGGCAAGCAAAAATCGTTCCTGTTCCCACAGAGACATTCAAAGATTACTTAGGAGGACTGTAA
- the aroC gene encoding chorismate synthase → MRYMTAGESHGPELTAIIEGLPAGLPLSEEEINHELARRQAGYGRGGRMKIEKDRVRITSGIRHGKTIGSPVTLVVENKDWKNWTTVMSVAEVPEKDQSLRRVARPRPGHADLVGGMKYHHRDLRNVLERSSARETTMRVAIGAIAKKILEELDIIVAGHVICLGGIQAEIPGNISIQEIKEISEASEVRVVDPAVEQRIKDLIDQTKKNGDTIGGIVEVLVGGVPAGLGSYVQWDTKLDAKIAQAVVSINAFKGVEFGVGFTSGSLPGSEVMDEILWEEERGYFRRTNNLGGFEGGMTNGEPLVIRGVMKPIPTLYKPLQSVDIDTKEPYKASVERSDSTAVPAASVVAENVVATVVATELLSKFPSDSLVELKVAVKEYRDYLKHY, encoded by the coding sequence ATGCGTTATATGACTGCGGGAGAATCCCATGGACCAGAATTAACAGCGATTATTGAAGGACTACCAGCAGGATTACCTCTGTCAGAAGAAGAAATCAATCACGAACTCGCTCGCAGACAAGCTGGTTACGGCAGAGGAGGAAGGATGAAGATCGAAAAAGATCGTGTTCGGATCACGTCTGGCATCCGTCACGGCAAAACAATTGGTTCACCTGTCACTTTAGTGGTAGAAAATAAAGATTGGAAAAATTGGACAACTGTCATGTCTGTAGCAGAAGTGCCTGAAAAAGACCAATCACTGCGGCGAGTTGCACGTCCGCGTCCAGGACACGCGGATTTGGTAGGCGGTATGAAATACCATCATCGAGATCTTCGGAATGTGCTTGAACGGTCCTCTGCAAGAGAGACGACCATGCGTGTAGCAATCGGCGCAATTGCCAAGAAAATTCTGGAAGAACTTGACATCATCGTAGCAGGACACGTGATTTGTCTTGGTGGAATCCAAGCAGAAATACCTGGAAATATCTCGATTCAAGAAATCAAAGAAATTTCTGAAGCGTCAGAAGTACGAGTTGTTGATCCAGCAGTTGAGCAAAGAATAAAAGATTTGATCGATCAGACAAAGAAAAATGGAGATACGATCGGAGGAATTGTAGAAGTGCTCGTTGGAGGTGTTCCAGCTGGATTAGGAAGCTACGTACAATGGGACACGAAGCTAGATGCCAAAATCGCACAAGCTGTGGTTAGTATCAATGCTTTTAAAGGCGTAGAATTTGGGGTCGGATTCACTTCTGGTTCATTACCAGGCTCAGAAGTGATGGATGAGATCCTATGGGAAGAAGAAAGAGGCTATTTCCGACGTACCAATAATCTAGGCGGCTTCGAAGGCGGAATGACCAATGGCGAACCACTTGTCATTCGCGGGGTCATGAAACCCATCCCTACATTGTACAAGCCACTTCAAAGTGTTGATATCGATACAAAAGAACCTTACAAAGCAAGTGTAGAACGTTCGGATAGTACAGCAGTTCCTGCAGCTAGCGTCGTTGCGGAAAATGTTGTAGCCACTGTGGTAGCGACAGAGCTATTGTCAAAATTCCCAAGTGATTCGCTTGTTGAGTTGAAAGTTGCAGTGAAGGAGTACCGTGACTACTTGAAACATTATTAA
- a CDS encoding prephenate dehydrogenase has product MAQHVFIVGLGLIGASMALCIRQTNPELIVVGWDSQSKTREQAIEQQIVDYVANDFETGAEQADVILLAVPVRTTLAYLAVLERINLSDHVIITDVSSTKQQVVTSAEQKNLRFVGGHPMAGSHKSGIQAADAKLFENAYYIFTPLEKTKKDVEKLQELFCGTKAKYVTLTAREHDRITGMLSHFPHILAAGLVNQAEQFNQEYPRAKQLAAGGFRDITRIASSDPVMWTDILLSNKQILLERLADWQQEMAQIAEWIMTENQSEIFSFFNRAKESRDQLPIHKQGAIPAFFDLFIDVPDEPGVIAEVTGLIGKAGVSLINLKIQETREDILGILQISFKNQQDLLQAKRIIMSNTSYHCWIK; this is encoded by the coding sequence ATGGCACAACATGTTTTTATCGTGGGGCTTGGACTGATTGGTGCTTCTATGGCACTTTGTATTCGTCAGACCAATCCAGAACTGATAGTAGTTGGTTGGGATAGTCAGTCAAAAACCCGTGAGCAAGCAATAGAACAGCAGATCGTTGATTACGTTGCAAATGATTTTGAAACAGGTGCAGAACAAGCAGACGTTATCTTATTAGCCGTTCCCGTCCGTACAACCTTAGCTTATCTTGCTGTCCTTGAAAGAATCAACTTGTCTGATCACGTCATCATTACGGATGTCAGCAGTACGAAGCAGCAAGTCGTGACATCCGCTGAGCAGAAAAATCTTCGGTTTGTCGGTGGACATCCAATGGCTGGCTCTCATAAATCAGGTATACAGGCAGCAGATGCTAAACTATTTGAAAATGCCTATTACATCTTTACACCTTTGGAAAAGACGAAAAAAGATGTTGAAAAACTGCAAGAACTATTTTGCGGAACCAAAGCAAAATACGTAACTCTTACAGCAAGAGAACATGACCGTATAACAGGAATGCTAAGTCATTTTCCACATATTCTGGCAGCTGGCTTAGTCAATCAGGCAGAACAATTCAATCAAGAGTATCCGCGAGCCAAACAACTGGCAGCAGGAGGCTTTCGAGATATCACTAGGATCGCTTCCTCGGATCCTGTTATGTGGACAGATATTTTGTTGAGCAATAAGCAGATATTATTGGAACGATTGGCGGATTGGCAGCAAGAAATGGCACAAATAGCAGAATGGATCATGACTGAGAACCAATCGGAAATCTTTTCTTTTTTCAATCGGGCAAAAGAAAGTCGAGACCAGTTGCCTATCCATAAGCAAGGCGCGATTCCTGCCTTCTTTGATTTATTTATCGATGTGCCAGATGAACCTGGCGTTATTGCAGAAGTAACTGGACTGATCGGAAAAGCGGGAGTTTCTTTGATTAATTTGAAGATCCAAGAGACCAGGGAAGATATTTTAGGAATACTGCAAATCAGTTTTAAAAACCAACAGGATTTGTTACAAGCAAAAAGAATCATTATGTCTAATACCAGTTATCATTGCTGGATCAAATAG
- the aroA gene encoding 3-phosphoshikimate 1-carboxyvinyltransferase codes for MQLLQQIHGLRGTVRIPADKSISHRSIMFGAIAEGTTTIQNFLRAEDCLSTLHAFQQLGVEIEEEEEMIKIHGRGSHSFVQPTESIDMGNSGTTIRLLMGILAGQPFMTTLFGDASLSKRPMGRVMEPLREMGADLQGKENEQYLPITVTGTNSLSPIRYNMPVASAQVKSALLFAALKAEGTSVIVEKERSRNHTEEMIRQFGGRISVEGKTITVTGPQKLTGQQITVPGDISSAAFFLAAGLLVPESQLLLKNVGVNPTRTGILDVLEEMGAAITQTNHNEQNQSADLSVKTSHLKKATIGGEIIPRLIDELPILALVATQAEGITIIKDAEELKVKETNRIDAVAEELQKMGAKIKATADGLIIHGPTPLHGAKVSSRGDHRIGMMLQVAALIADGPCELEGAEAVSISYPAFFDDLAELVSGGEAHG; via the coding sequence ATGCAATTATTACAACAAATACATGGATTAAGAGGAACTGTTAGGATACCAGCAGACAAATCAATTTCTCATCGCAGCATCATGTTTGGGGCAATTGCGGAAGGAACGACGACTATACAAAATTTTTTGCGCGCAGAAGATTGTCTGAGTACTTTACATGCCTTCCAGCAATTAGGCGTTGAAATCGAAGAAGAGGAAGAGATGATCAAGATTCATGGTCGCGGTAGCCACTCATTTGTCCAACCAACCGAATCAATCGACATGGGAAACTCCGGTACGACCATACGTTTATTGATGGGTATTTTGGCTGGACAGCCTTTTATGACTACTCTGTTCGGGGATGCTTCGTTGTCTAAACGTCCAATGGGGCGAGTGATGGAACCTTTACGCGAGATGGGCGCTGACTTGCAAGGAAAAGAGAATGAGCAGTATCTACCAATCACTGTGACAGGAACCAACTCTTTATCACCTATCCGATACAATATGCCTGTAGCCAGTGCGCAAGTCAAATCTGCTTTGCTGTTTGCGGCATTAAAAGCAGAAGGCACATCCGTAATCGTTGAAAAAGAACGTTCCCGTAACCATACGGAAGAAATGATTCGTCAATTTGGCGGAAGGATCTCAGTAGAAGGTAAAACAATCACGGTAACAGGACCACAAAAATTAACTGGTCAACAGATAACTGTTCCAGGCGATATTTCATCGGCTGCTTTCTTTCTAGCAGCAGGGCTTCTTGTTCCGGAAAGCCAACTGTTATTAAAAAATGTCGGGGTCAATCCAACAAGAACCGGTATCTTAGATGTGCTGGAGGAGATGGGCGCAGCGATTACCCAGACGAATCACAATGAACAGAACCAATCGGCTGATTTAAGTGTCAAGACGAGTCATTTGAAGAAAGCAACGATTGGTGGAGAAATCATTCCACGTCTGATTGATGAATTGCCCATTCTAGCTTTAGTGGCTACTCAAGCAGAAGGAATCACGATCATCAAAGACGCAGAAGAATTAAAAGTAAAAGAAACCAACAGAATTGATGCGGTGGCAGAAGAATTACAGAAAATGGGAGCAAAGATAAAAGCGACAGCAGACGGTCTGATCATCCATGGGCCGACACCTCTGCATGGCGCAAAAGTGTCCAGCAGAGGCGATCATCGAATCGGTATGATGCTGCAAGTAGCTGCTTTGATAGCTGATGGACCTTGCGAACTAGAAGGAGCTGAAGCTGTTTCAATCTCTTATCCGGCATTTTTTGACGATTTAGCAGAACTTGTGTCAGGAGGAGAAGCTCATGGCTAG
- a CDS encoding shikimate kinase — protein MASILLIGFMGAGKTTIGKGLAQRLQKEYVDLDTKIEEHIQLSIAEYFHYYGEKSFRKVESDILRKLSNEDKIIATGGGIVQSAENRRFLKTQPIVLYLEAEADCLVDRIQQDETSIRPLALGKTREEIKALLAQRLSWYEESATHRINTTNQTPEKIIDTIIERIKSI, from the coding sequence ATGGCTAGCATTTTGCTGATTGGTTTCATGGGCGCTGGAAAAACAACAATCGGTAAAGGGTTAGCTCAACGTTTACAAAAAGAGTATGTAGATTTAGATACAAAGATTGAGGAACATATCCAATTGTCGATTGCCGAATATTTTCACTATTACGGTGAAAAAAGCTTTCGAAAAGTGGAGTCAGATATTTTAAGAAAGCTGTCAAATGAAGATAAAATTATCGCGACTGGTGGAGGGATTGTCCAAAGTGCAGAAAATCGGCGTTTTTTAAAAACACAGCCGATTGTTCTTTACTTAGAGGCAGAAGCGGACTGTCTAGTTGATCGTATCCAACAAGATGAAACGTCTATTCGACCTTTAGCTCTTGGAAAAACAAGAGAAGAAATAAAAGCATTATTGGCACAACGACTTTCTTGGTATGAAGAAAGTGCGACACATCGAATCAACACGACCAATCAAACACCAGAAAAGATCATCGATACCATTATAGAAAGGATCAAAAGCATATGA
- the pheA gene encoding prephenate dehydratase → MNVSYLGPESSFTYQAACQLFPTEQLTAYASIPACLRALFRKQVDLAVVPVENSLEGSVHHTIDLLSKHPEVEVKSEIVLPIKQQLLGNPATKITKILSHPQALAQSQQFLETHYPNVPLVATESTTAAAMYVAEHPKEDAAAIASLETAQHVGLEILAENIQDNELNQTRFWIIGDRKMTSQQPAPVKMSVILTLPANRPGMLHKMLAAFGWREINLSKIESRPLKTSLGEYFFVIDLLLDRPMTLVENALQEIKMLGGESQILGCYPVLTVEETRR, encoded by the coding sequence ATGAACGTCAGCTATCTAGGGCCAGAAAGTTCATTCACTTATCAGGCGGCTTGTCAGCTATTTCCTACAGAACAATTGACTGCGTATGCTTCCATCCCTGCTTGTTTGCGCGCTTTGTTTCGCAAACAAGTCGATCTGGCTGTCGTTCCTGTAGAGAATTCATTGGAAGGATCTGTTCATCACACAATCGATCTTCTTTCCAAACATCCAGAAGTCGAAGTTAAAAGTGAAATCGTTCTTCCTATCAAGCAGCAGCTTTTAGGCAATCCAGCAACAAAGATTACAAAAATCCTTTCACATCCACAAGCACTAGCACAATCACAACAGTTTTTAGAAACGCATTATCCTAATGTTCCTTTAGTAGCAACAGAATCAACAACTGCTGCAGCAATGTATGTAGCAGAACATCCGAAAGAAGACGCAGCAGCGATTGCTTCATTAGAAACAGCACAGCATGTTGGATTGGAGATCTTAGCTGAGAATATCCAAGATAATGAGTTGAATCAGACACGTTTTTGGATCATAGGTGATCGAAAGATGACCAGCCAGCAGCCAGCTCCAGTAAAAATGAGTGTCATCTTGACACTACCTGCTAATCGGCCAGGGATGCTTCATAAAATGCTGGCAGCTTTCGGATGGCGGGAGATCAACTTAAGTAAGATTGAATCCCGACCATTGAAAACCAGTTTGGGAGAATATTTTTTCGTGATCGATTTGTTGTTGGACCGCCCAATGACATTAGTAGAGAATGCGCTCCAAGAAATCAAGATGCTCGGAGGAGAAAGTCAAATATTGGGCTGTTATCCAGTGCTGACAGTAGAAGAGACGCGTAGATGA